CGAAAAGGACATTCAAGTGCCATCAAAATTGAACTTGGATGCAATCGAGGCCGCGCTGAAATCCGGAGGAAATCAGGACTTTACGATTCGCAGTTTCCCTGACCTCAACCACCTTTTCCAGCATTGTACGACTTGTAGTGTTGGTGAATACGCGCTTTTGGAAGAGACGTTTTCACCCGAGGTGATGGCCTTCGTAGGGAAATGGATCTTGGAAAAGGGGAATTGACGGCAGATGCTGCTCAAGGGAAATCGTGCCCGAATTTGCCAGATTGAGGCATAGGGCCATCGATGACATAGTCCTCAAATGATCTTGGTTGCTGCCGGGAGGGTGGATCTACACGAAGGTGATTCATCCGTTCCGGGTAGGCCATCGTCAGGAGTTCGCCCTTCATCGGTTCCTGCGGCGAGGCAATGTCCTGGGGGATCAAGTCCGACATTTGCGCGAGTATCGCCGAATTGTCAGACTTCAGAATGTGTTGAATCAAGTTCAGTTTCAGCGTATCAAATGTTGGAGAGGTATTCATAATCCAAACCTACAGCCCCAAACGGGAATCGTTCATGCATGGGAATTGCAAAAAATTGCAACATTCACATCATGGGGAAAAGCAAGCGCCGCAGCAAATCCAACATTCGCTGCGGCGCTTACACGAACGATCGTTTTAGTGATGGTGCATTCCGGCCTCTCCTGAAGGTTTGGGCGCATCTTGCGGCGCCACTTTCCACTCAATCGGATCCGTTTCGGCGGTCATGCGATGCAATTGCCCACGAATGTCCCCGAAATAGGATTCGCCCGTCGTATGCAAATTGAAATATAGATCTCCTTGCTCGGCAAGGTACTGCATGCCGCCGATCGTGGTGAACTTGTCCTTGAGTCCGGGTGCGATCGGGCAACCCATCGTAATGGCACCGATCAGGCCTTCTCCCGCTGCCACGACGGCTTCGACCTCCTTGTTGGTCACTTCGATCGCCAAAACGCCGTCGTCATTGAAGTTTTTCTGGATATCGGTCGTCATCGAAAAGTCAATCGCGATGGGTCCGAGCATGCTAGGCCGTCCGCAATGGATATGAAACATGTTGACGTCCTTGATGTTGACATCGGTGACCTCGACCTCGATGATCGCCTTGCTGA
This DNA window, taken from Bacteroidota bacterium, encodes the following:
- a CDS encoding CHRD domain-containing protein, which gives rise to MLMSSMLLGCSHSASTDAPLTVPSGDSTTYITQSGGANEADRGKEIGFVYEAYLSPHQEGGEEKDTPKSTPAQFKSTTPSRLRADRKDRGHGKVSFTKDLSKAIIEVEVTDVNIKDVNMFHIHCGRPSMLGPIAIDFSMTTDIQKNFNDDGVLAIEVTNKEVEAVVAAGEGLIGAITMGCPIAPGLKDKFTTIGGMQYLAEQGDLYFNLHTTGESYFGDIRGQLHRMTAETDPIEWKVAPQDAPKPSGEAGMHHH